One region of Arcobacter sp. CECT 8983 genomic DNA includes:
- a CDS encoding manganese-dependent inorganic pyrophosphatase, whose translation MAIYTCGHTTPDSDSICSAISLAYLLNKIGREATPARQGPVSPETQFILDRFGFEAPELKTEFAGEEIFITDYSDRGQAPADIDEATIVGIVDHHKLGDLTTSTPLECWIRPVGCTNTIVKEMYDYHKVEIPANIAGIMLCAILSDTVIFKSPTCTPIDIEVVRELASIAGVEDFGALGMEMFKVKSAVEGVPVRELILRDYKPFDMHGSAVGIGQLEVVDLAIFDSVKSLLQADLDALRIENNLHTACLLLTDIMKEGSEVLVSSSDPAVFEKAFDVKLEDGKVWLDGCLSRKKQIIPFLEPAFA comes from the coding sequence ATGGCAATTTATACATGTGGACATACGACTCCTGATTCAGATTCTATTTGTTCAGCGATTTCGTTAGCTTATTTATTAAATAAAATTGGAAGAGAAGCAACACCTGCAAGACAAGGTCCTGTTTCTCCTGAGACTCAATTTATTTTAGATAGATTTGGGTTTGAAGCACCTGAGCTTAAAACTGAATTTGCTGGTGAAGAGATTTTTATCACTGATTATTCTGATAGAGGGCAAGCTCCTGCTGATATTGATGAGGCTACTATTGTTGGAATTGTTGACCATCATAAATTAGGTGATTTAACTACTTCAACTCCACTTGAATGTTGGATTAGACCTGTTGGTTGTACAAATACAATTGTAAAAGAGATGTATGATTATCATAAAGTTGAAATTCCTGCAAATATTGCTGGAATAATGCTTTGTGCAATTCTTTCTGATACTGTTATATTTAAATCACCAACTTGTACTCCTATTGATATTGAAGTTGTAAGAGAACTTGCTTCTATCGCTGGTGTTGAAGATTTTGGTGCTTTAGGTATGGAAATGTTTAAAGTAAAATCAGCAGTTGAAGGTGTACCTGTTAGAGAACTGATTTTAAGAGATTACAAACCATTTGATATGCATGGTAGTGCCGTTGGTATTGGTCAATTAGAAGTTGTTGATTTAGCAATTTTTGATTCTGTTAAATCATTATTACAAGCAGATTTAGATGCATTAAGAATCGAAAACAACTTACATACTGCATGTTTACTTTTAACTGATATTATGAAAGAAGGTTCAGAAGTACTTGTTTCATCTTCTGACCCAGCAGTATTTGAAAAAGCATTTGATGTAAAACTAGAAGATGGAAAAGTTTGGTTAGACGGTTGTCTTTCAAGAAAAAAACAAATTATTCCTTTCTTAGAACCAGCATTTGCATAA
- a CDS encoding AraC family transcriptional regulator has product MKTKIFKSSKLNFLELRYIKDITQCQKMHLHEELTITAIKEGSLHISFNDSFKILNPNEIAIINSNTIHNAILNSEIVKDGYVLYIDKTYLQSLNLGISLDYTFLQDDKNSFINLCEVLLAEDISLLEKEEIFVEFCLSTFSFQEDIKEVEKNSLAAKIKNYLDENFLEDIVLEDISKEFDITVVHLIRVFKKQFGLAIHSYIINKKVHKAKELLNSNLPIIQVALQSGFFDQSHLNRSFKRVFQITPKQFQKNLIS; this is encoded by the coding sequence ATGAAAACAAAAATTTTTAAATCTTCAAAACTAAATTTTTTGGAACTAAGATATATAAAAGATATAACTCAATGTCAAAAAATGCATTTACATGAAGAGCTTACAATTACAGCCATAAAAGAGGGTTCTTTACATATAAGTTTTAATGACTCTTTTAAAATATTAAATCCCAATGAAATAGCAATAATCAATTCAAATACAATCCATAATGCGATACTAAATAGTGAAATTGTAAAAGATGGATATGTTTTATATATAGATAAAACCTACTTACAAAGCTTGAATTTAGGTATATCTTTAGATTATACTTTTTTACAAGATGATAAAAACAGTTTTATAAATTTGTGCGAAGTATTATTGGCTGAAGATATCTCTTTATTGGAAAAAGAAGAGATATTTGTAGAGTTTTGTTTAAGCACTTTTTCTTTTCAAGAAGATATAAAAGAAGTAGAGAAAAACTCTTTAGCTGCAAAAATAAAAAACTATCTTGATGAAAATTTTTTGGAAGATATTGTTTTAGAAGATATCTCAAAAGAGTTTGATATAACTGTTGTACATCTAATAAGAGTCTTTAAAAAGCAGTTTGGTTTAGCCATTCACTCATACATAATCAATAAAAAAGTTCACAAAGCAAAAGAACTTTTAAACTCAAATTTACCCATTATACAAGTGGCTTTACAAAGTGGTTTTTTTGATCAAAGCCATTTAAATAGAAGTTTTAAAAGAGTATTTCAAATAACACCAAAACAATTCCAAAAAAACTTAATTTCATAA